A window of Flammeovirga kamogawensis genomic DNA:
TTTTCCTCGCCCTTTCTGATTATTGAAACTCTAATTATCAACTTAATGACTGATAGTTTGTAAGTATCTTTTTTAATAATCTTATCACATTACCTTAATCAATTCATTAATGATTACAGGTTTCTATCTAAAAGTAATCATATGAATTTATCAAAAATTGGAGTTATTGGAACGTCTAAAAAAGAAGATGAGAGACGTATTCCTATACATCCTGAACATTTAGGAAGACTTGAAAAAAGTATTCGAAAAAAACTAATCTTTGAAAAAGGATATGGTAAACCTTTTAATATTAGCGATGATGAAATTAGTAACCTTACAGGTGGAGTTGCTTCAAGATCAGAGATTTTATCTGACATTGGGGCTGTTATTATTGCTAAACCTGTATTGTCTGATTTAGAAGAAATGAAAGAGGGCGGTGTAATTTGGGGGTATCCTCATTGTGTTCAGCAAAATGAAATTACACAAATAGCTATAGATCGAAAATTAACGCTCATTGCTTTTGAAGATATGTTTGTTTGGAGTCCAAGTGGACGAATAGGAAGACATACTTTTTATAAAAACAATGAAATGGCAGGATATTGTGCCGTTCTTCATGCTTTACAATTAAAAGGTATTGATGGACACTACGGTAACCAAAGGAAGGTAACGATATTTAGTTTTGGAGCAGTAAGTAGAGGAGCTATTTATGCGTTAAAAGCTCATGGCTTTAGAGATATAACTATCTGTGTTCAAAGACCTGATCATGAAGTTAGAGAGGAAATATTAGATGTGAATTATGCTCGTTTAGAAAAAGGAGGCGATAACGAACCTCGCCTAAAAGTTGTAGAACATGATGGTTCACAACGTGCTCTTTTAGATTTAATAAGTGAGTCTGAAATTATTATTAATGGTACTTATCAAGATACGAATGCACCACTCAATTTTATTCTTGAAGAAGAAAAAGAGAGTTTAAAACCTGGGACATTAGTTATAGATGTAAGTTGTGATGAAGGTATGGGTTTCTATTTTGCTAAACCTACTACGTTTAAAAGCCCATTAATAGCAATAGATAATATAGATTATTATGCGGTAGATCATACGCCTACTTATCTTTGGGAGAGTGCTTCAAGATCTATCTCTGCAGCTTTAATTGTACATTTAGAATCGGTTCTTGAAGGTGAGCTTGGTTGGAAGAAAAATGCTACAATTAAAAATGCAATAAATATTGAAAAGGGAGTTATCGTAAAAGATACAATACTAAAATTTCAACATCGAGATGCTAATTTTCCTCATATTAAATTAGAAGAGAATCTAGTATAATTGAAATTAAATATTCTGTAAATTTTATTCAAAGTGATGATTAAATGTCTTTTTACATTTGAATAAACTATGGATTATATAAAAAATGCCGTTGTTCTATTAAGTTAGAGCAACGGCATTTTATTTATATAGTGTGAATTTTATAATAGGTTACCAATTTTGACCTCAATAAAATACATTCTTGGAGTGGTTGGTCCGTATACAAATGCTGCATCTTTATCTGCACCACTTACAAATTGATTTTGCATTTGATTAAAGATATTTTTAACACCTGTACCAAATTCAATATTGGCTTTTTTACCTAGAATTGTTTTGTAAGAAACCTTTGCTCCCATGTCAAAAAAGGATTGTGTTTCAATTAAAGATTCATTCTCTACTGCTTGCCCATTAATAAAACCACCAGCAAGTAGAGGTACAAACATACTTCCGGTATAAATACCAGTAAGTGATGTAGTCCATCTTTGGGCAGGTTTATAATTTAATGTAAGAGAACCGTATTGATTAGGCGTTCTCAGAATATACTTTGAAGCACTACCTTCTTCATCCCCCCATTGATTATCTTCTTCGTATTCTGCAGTTTGAATTGTATATGCAGCTTGAATATTTATTTTTTCAGAAGGTGCAACTTTAGCTTCTAGGTTTACGCCTTGAACAATAGCATCAGAAGTAGAGTTTCTTTTGTAATTTATTAAAGTTCCATCATCTAAATAAATGTATTGATTATCAAATCGGTTATTGATTCGGGTATGGAATCCTTCTGCCAAGAAATAAGTTTGAACGCTTCCTATTTTCTTTTCATAATCCCAAGCGAGGTTATAAGATAAAGAAGTTTCTGCTTTTAAATCAGGGTCTAGCACCGTTCGAACAGCTTGACCTCCAGCAACCTCAATATGTAAATCTTCAGAGAACATTTGCGGAGCTCTAAAACCAGTAGCAAACCCGCCTCTTAATTGCATATCATCAGTTATATTATACTTAAGGTTTATTCTAGGGTTGATAGCAGGAACGTTTTTATTGTTTTCTAGATTTTCAAAATCTTTAATCATAACATAATCCATTCTTGCCCCAATAAGGACAGACAATTTATTACCTTTCCATTCGTTTTGTGCAAAAATAGCCATAGTCTGTGCCTGCTGATTAGATACTGGAATATCATTCGTCTCTTGTCCAGCATCTTGATCAAAATAGCCTAATTTCTTATCGTTAATTTCATCTATAATATATTCTGTTCCAACTACAAAGTACATCTGAGAATTAAACATTCTTCCAAGGTCTAAATTAGCTTGTAATCCACCCACATAAGTTAAACCAGTAGTTAAGCCATAGCCATCAGGTGCTTGGTTAGCGCCATAATAACTGTCTCTTTTTACGTATTGAAGGTTAGAATAGGCATTAAGGTGTGTTTTTTTATTTTGACTAAACCAATCATAATTAATACTTCCACTCACAATACCCATGTTAATCCATTCAGTAATATCAGTATTTTCTGGAGCTTCGTTTAATTTATTACCTCCTCTACGGTCTTCATGTATATACCTTAAATCACCTGTTATTTTATTCTGATCATTAAAGTTATGATAGATTTTTGTACCTACAGATGCTGTTTTTAATTGAGGTAATTCAGTAAAATCATCATTTAAAGGAGCACCAATAGCTTGTCCATTATCATCAACTTTGTACCAGATATCATTAGGGTTAGCATTCCATGCATCTCTATTTCTATAAGAACCATAGATATAAGCACCTGTTTTGTCATTTTTAGAGACAACAGAAGTATTAAAATATACATTGTAATCGTTAGATTTTCCATCTATTGTTCCCATGTTTGTACCTACTTCGTAAGAATTGTATTGAGGTGCTTTTGTGATAATATTTACAGTACCGCCAATTGCATTAGCACCAAAAAGAACAGAACCACCACCTCTTACAACTTCAATCTGATCTACCATAGAAACAGGAATTTGTTCTAGACCATATACACTAACCAAACCATTAAAAATTGGTCTACTGTCCATCAAAATTTGAGTATAAGGACCTTCTAAACCATTTAACCTTAACGAAGAAGAACCACAGTTTCCACAGGTATTCTCTACTCTAGCACCAGAAACAAAATTTAATCCATCAGCAACAACTTTAGAACTAGACGCTGTGAAAATTTCTTTACTCACTACATTAACTACTGCTGCAGTTTCTTTTCTGCTTTGTTCTCTACGGCTACTAGAAACAATTACCTCGTTTAACTGAAGTAAATCTTTATCTAAATTAAAATGAATTTCTCGTACGCTATTAGATGCAGTAATTTTTTTCTGTTGTGGAGAATATCCAATAGCAGAAACTAGAATAGTATATTCTTTACCTTTTTCAAGTTCTATTTTAAAATGGCCATGTTCGTCTGCAGAAGTACCAAAAGCACCATCATTAACAGAGACAGTTGCAAAAGGAAGATGTTCTTTACCAGATGTAATATGTCCTGTTATTTCAATTTTATCAGCACCTATTGCAATGGTGGTAATTAGGAGAAAAACTGTAGTTAGAATTGCCTTCATGGCTGTAGTTATATTATATTAATTATAAACGACTAAAATAATTATACTGCAAATATAAATAAATTTTTAGGCTTGCCTAAAAATTGAATAATAATTTATTAATAACATTTTACTAATGAAGTTAAATTGATGTGGAAAGTGAAAAAAACGGAAGTAGTTTCGTAAATTATTATAGCACTTATAAAACACATTATGATTTCAAAAAATATTACTAACTCAATTATTTTACTTTTGATATTATTTTCTGCCTGCACAAAAACTGAAAAAGCAAATGAAAATACGGTTATCATTGTATCAATAGATGGGTTTAGATATGATTACCCTATCAAATACAAGACGCCAAATTTAGATCTTATAGCAAAAGAAGGAGTGAAAGCAACTTCTATGATTCCTTCTTATCCTAGTAAAACATTTCCAAACCATTATGCTATTGCTACAGGAATGTATCCTTCAAATAATGGTTTAGTTCATAATTCATTTTATGATCCTGAACGTAAAGAAATGTATAGAATTGGTATTGGTAAAAAAGATGGTTCATGGTTTTATGGAACTCCTTTATGGACATTAGCAGAACAGCAAGGAGTGAAATCAGCCTCTTTTTATTGGCCTGTTTCAGACAGTAGAGTACAAGGAATTACGCCTTCTTATTACTTTAAATACAATAAATCAACACCTTATGCTCAAAGAATAGAGCAAATAGAGAAGTGGTTATCTTTAAAAGGTAAAAATAGACCAAGGTTTATCACTTTATATTTTTCTTTAGTAGATACACAAGGGCATAGATATGGTCCTGATGCTAAGGAGACTCAAGAAGCGGTAGAGTACCTTGATACTCAAATTGGAGCACTTTATAAAACCATTAAAGCAAGTGATCATCCCGTTAACTTAATTGTTGTCTCAGATCATGGTATGGAAAATGTGGATGTAGATAACCCAATTGTTCTTGAAGGTTTAGGAAGCTTTGAAGATTTTACTTGTGTAAATGGAGGAGGAGTGCAATACTTACTTTACCCTAATAAAGGAGCAAATGTGCAAGAAACTTATGAGAAGTTAAAGGCCCAAGAAAGTAAAGGAATGCATGTGTATTTAAAAGAGAATATCCCTGCAAATTTACATTATTCTAAAGGAAACAGGATTCCTGCAATTGTTTGTGAGGCTATTCCTCCTAAAGCATTTAAAAATGTTAGAGGAGGAGTAAGTAAGGGTACGCATGGTTATAACCCATATGCAATAAAAAATATGCATGCTATATTTTATGGAGTAGGACCAAATTTTAAAAAAGGAGTGGAGATTCCTTCCTTCGAAAATGTGAATGTTTACCCAGCAATCGCCAAAATTATAGGCTTAGAAATTCCAAATGATATTGATGGAAAGATAGATGTTCTAGGTCCTTATTTACAATAACAAAAAAGCCATGTAGAAGTAAAATTCTACATGGCTTTTTCTATTTAATTAAAACACTACTTAAATGATAGGTTCTTGACCATAGAAGTATTTAACTTCAACAACTTTTAGTGTAGGGTTTTCTTTTTCTACTTTAGATTTATAATCTCGTACTAATTTATTCCACTTAAAAGCAGATTGATTATAATAGCCTCTTAACATTAAATCCCTAGTGCTTGTATCCTTAATTCTATCTAAAAGACGAGCAGGTTTTTCGTAATTATCAAAGTTATCTACAGATTTTGATAATTCTTCCAATGATGCAATTAAAGTAGCAATATCAGAGTCATATTGTAACATAGAATCTTCATTATTAAAAGTTCTATTAGAATACACAGAGTTTTTTGCTTCAGAAATACTCTTAAGTACATCTTTCTTTAAATCTGTGTTTAATACTACTCCGTTTGCTTCTAAATCAGTTACTATTCTTGTAGAAAAATCTAATTTTAAGGTTTCAGACTCAAAAGCATCATTTCTAAGAGAATCAACTTCAATATATAAAGTATTAGAATTTACTTTAGATAAATCCTCTTCCTCAATTACAAAAGTACCGTCATCGTATTCACTTTCTGATTTTTCATCAGAAGAAGTAGAACACCCAGTAAAGAAAGTAAATAAACTAATGAATATTAGGCCGTATTTTGCTGACATTTTAAAAAAGTTATTGTTGAATTAGGTAAGTAATCAATTAATATTCCAATTATTAATTTCCACCAATTTTTTGATTTGATTTGAAATCGTAAAGTGTAAACATACGAAGTCTATAATACGATAACCAATATTCTTTTAACGCTGCCAAGTATTCTTTGGTCTTTTGATCTTTGTCTTTTAATGCAATATTTAGGTCAGTAACACTAATTTTACCTACCATATATCGTCTCCTTGCAATTTCATAACTTTTTTCAGCAATGCTTCTTGCTTTTTCTGTTGATAGGGCGCTTGCTCTTATTATAGGAATTTGTCTTGCTAAAAGGTAGATATTTTGGCTAAAGAGTTCTTCTTCTTGTTGTATGGTACTTTGCACTAACCTTTGGTTAGAAATGGCTGTTTCTACTTTAGACTTCCTTCTGCCCCAATCAAGAATTGGGATATTAAACCCTAATTGAAATTGTTGCTGACTATTCGGACTTTCATAAACACCTGATGGAGTAGTTGCTTGTTGTGTTAAACCAAATTGCCCACTCATATTAATTTGTAATCCAGATTCTCCCTTTGCTTTAGCAACATCTCGTTCTGCTTCGAGTTTTCTTCTTTTGTAGTTGATATACTGTTGTTTATTTTCTCTTGCCTGAATAACGGCTACATCTGCACTAATTGTCACATCAGGGATTTCGGCAGGGGTAGATAGTTGACTTATGGTATTTTCTGGAATATTTAAATAATTAAATAAAGTGAGCCTACTTCTTTCT
This region includes:
- a CDS encoding alkaline phosphatase family protein, encoding MISKNITNSIILLLILFSACTKTEKANENTVIIVSIDGFRYDYPIKYKTPNLDLIAKEGVKATSMIPSYPSKTFPNHYAIATGMYPSNNGLVHNSFYDPERKEMYRIGIGKKDGSWFYGTPLWTLAEQQGVKSASFYWPVSDSRVQGITPSYYFKYNKSTPYAQRIEQIEKWLSLKGKNRPRFITLYFSLVDTQGHRYGPDAKETQEAVEYLDTQIGALYKTIKASDHPVNLIVVSDHGMENVDVDNPIVLEGLGSFEDFTCVNGGGVQYLLYPNKGANVQETYEKLKAQESKGMHVYLKENIPANLHYSKGNRIPAIVCEAIPPKAFKNVRGGVSKGTHGYNPYAIKNMHAIFYGVGPNFKKGVEIPSFENVNVYPAIAKIIGLEIPNDIDGKIDVLGPYLQ
- a CDS encoding N(5)-(carboxyethyl)ornithine synthase yields the protein MNLSKIGVIGTSKKEDERRIPIHPEHLGRLEKSIRKKLIFEKGYGKPFNISDDEISNLTGGVASRSEILSDIGAVIIAKPVLSDLEEMKEGGVIWGYPHCVQQNEITQIAIDRKLTLIAFEDMFVWSPSGRIGRHTFYKNNEMAGYCAVLHALQLKGIDGHYGNQRKVTIFSFGAVSRGAIYALKAHGFRDITICVQRPDHEVREEILDVNYARLEKGGDNEPRLKVVEHDGSQRALLDLISESEIIINGTYQDTNAPLNFILEEEKESLKPGTLVIDVSCDEGMGFYFAKPTTFKSPLIAIDNIDYYAVDHTPTYLWESASRSISAALIVHLESVLEGELGWKKNATIKNAINIEKGVIVKDTILKFQHRDANFPHIKLEENLV
- a CDS encoding TonB-dependent receptor, which translates into the protein MKAILTTVFLLITTIAIGADKIEITGHITSGKEHLPFATVSVNDGAFGTSADEHGHFKIELEKGKEYTILVSAIGYSPQQKKITASNSVREIHFNLDKDLLQLNEVIVSSSRREQSRKETAAVVNVVSKEIFTASSSKVVADGLNFVSGARVENTCGNCGSSSLRLNGLEGPYTQILMDSRPIFNGLVSVYGLEQIPVSMVDQIEVVRGGGSVLFGANAIGGTVNIITKAPQYNSYEVGTNMGTIDGKSNDYNVYFNTSVVSKNDKTGAYIYGSYRNRDAWNANPNDIWYKVDDNGQAIGAPLNDDFTELPQLKTASVGTKIYHNFNDQNKITGDLRYIHEDRRGGNKLNEAPENTDITEWINMGIVSGSINYDWFSQNKKTHLNAYSNLQYVKRDSYYGANQAPDGYGLTTGLTYVGGLQANLDLGRMFNSQMYFVVGTEYIIDEINDKKLGYFDQDAGQETNDIPVSNQQAQTMAIFAQNEWKGNKLSVLIGARMDYVMIKDFENLENNKNVPAINPRINLKYNITDDMQLRGGFATGFRAPQMFSEDLHIEVAGGQAVRTVLDPDLKAETSLSYNLAWDYEKKIGSVQTYFLAEGFHTRINNRFDNQYIYLDDGTLINYKRNSTSDAIVQGVNLEAKVAPSEKINIQAAYTIQTAEYEEDNQWGDEEGSASKYILRTPNQYGSLTLNYKPAQRWTTSLTGIYTGSMFVPLLAGGFINGQAVENESLIETQSFFDMGAKVSYKTILGKKANIEFGTGVKNIFNQMQNQFVSGADKDAAFVYGPTTPRMYFIEVKIGNLL